In Mycteria americana isolate JAX WOST 10 ecotype Jacksonville Zoo and Gardens chromosome 3, USCA_MyAme_1.0, whole genome shotgun sequence, a single genomic region encodes these proteins:
- the TPD52L1 gene encoding tumor protein D53 isoform X7, with amino-acid sequence MMMSKLEDEISTLRQVLAAKEKHLVEIKQKLGISLMNELKQNFSKSWHDMQTTSAYKKTHETLSHAGQKATAAISNVGTAISKKFGDMRSHSIGYSIRHSISMPAMRNSPTFKSFEEKVETTVTSLKTKVGGTSHTGGSFEEVLSSTAHASAQSSLAGTRLPESEEELQC; translated from the exons CTAGAGGATGAAATTTCAACTTTGCGGCAAGTGCTAGCAGCCAAAGAAAAGCACCTGgttgaaattaaacaaaagctTGGCATAAGTCTGATGAACGAGCTGaagcagaacttcagcaaaagCTGGCATGATATGCAGACCACTTCTGC ttacAAGAAAACACATGAGACCCTGAGCCATGCAGGACAAAAAGCAACAGCCGCTATCAGCAATGTAGGAACTGCTATCAGCAAGAAGTTCGGAGATATGAG ATCGCATTCAATTGG TTACTCTATTCGCCATTCCATAAGCATGCCTGCGATGAG gaATTCTCCAACTTTCAAATCGTTTGAGGAGAAGGTTGAGACCACGGTCACTAGCCTTAAG ACCAAGGTTGGTGGGACAAGCCACACAGGGGGCAGTTTTGAAGAAGTTCTCAGCTCTACAGCCCATGCCAGCGCTCAGAGCTCTCTTGCTGGCACCCGACTTCCTGAGAGCGAAGAAGAGCTTCAGTGTTAG